One genomic region from Phocoena sinus isolate mPhoSin1 chromosome 3, mPhoSin1.pri, whole genome shotgun sequence encodes:
- the RAD1 gene encoding cell cycle checkpoint protein RAD1: protein MPLLTQQIPDENDYSLVASLDNVRNLSTILKAIHFREHATCFATKNGIKVTVENAKCVQANAFIQAGIFQEFRVQEESVTFRINLNILLDCLSIFGSSPMPGTLTALRMCYQGYGYPLMLFLEEGGVVTVCKINTQEPEETLDFDFCSTNVINKIILQSEGLREAFSELDMTSEVLQITMSPDKPYFRLSTFGNAGSSHLDYPKDSDLMESFHCNQTQVNRYKISLLKPSTKALVLSCKVSIRTDNRGFLSLQYMIRNEDGQICFVEYYCCPDEEVPES, encoded by the exons ATGCCCCTCCTAACCCAGCAGATCCCAGATGAGAATGATTACAGCTTAGTGGCTAGCCTTGACAACGTCAGGAATCTCTCCACTATCTTGAAGGCCATTCATTTCCGAGAACATGCCACGTGTTTCGCTACTAAAAATGGAATCAAGGTTACAGTGGAAAACGCAAAGTGTGTGCAAGCAAATGCTTTTATTCAG GCTGGAATATTTCAAGAGTTTAGAGTTCAAGAAGAGTCTGTTACTTTTCGAATTAATTTAAACATCCTTTTAGactgtttatctatttttggaTCAAGCCCTATGCCAG GGACTTTAACTGCACTCAGGATGTGTTACCAAGGTTATGGTTACCCTTTGATGCTATTTCTGGAAGAAGGAGGAGTGGTGACAGTCTGTAAAATCAACACTCAGGAGCCCGAGGAGACTCTGGATTTTGATTTCTGCAGCACCAATGtcattaataaaattattctgcAGTCAGAGGGACTCCGTGAAGCATTTTCCGAATTGGATATGACAAGTGAGGTCCTACAGATCACGATGTCTCCAGATAAACCTTATTTCAG GTTATCTACTTTTGGGAATGCAGGAAGCTCCCACCTTGACTATCCCAAAGATTCTGATTTGATGGAATCATTTCACTGTAATCAGACCCAGGTCAACAG atACAAGATTTCTTTACTGAAACCCTCTACAAAGGCATTAGTCCTATCTTGTAAGGTATCTATTCGAACAGATAACCGAGGATTCCTCTCATTACAGTATATGATTAGAAATGAAGATGGACAAATATGTTTTGTGGAATATTACTGCTGTCCTGATGAAGAAGTTCCTGAATCTTAG
- the BRIX1 gene encoding ribosome biogenesis protein BRX1 homolog, with translation MAVAKRKRRGGPAFQAKKLKRNEKDAKAPAKPSDVAEEAAEEERDRIPGPVCKGKWKNKERILIFSSRGINFRTRHLMQDLRMLMPHSKADTKMDRKDKLFVINEVCEMKNCNKCIYFEAKKKQDLYMWLSNSPHGPSAKFLVQNIHTLAELKMTGNCLKGSRPLLSFDPAFDELPHFALLKELLIQIFSTPRYHPKSQPFVDHVFTFTILDNRIWFRNFQIIEEDAALVEIGPRFVLNLIKIFQGSFGGPTLYENPHYQSPNMHRRVIRSITAAKYREKQQVKDVQKLRKKEPKTILPHDPTADVFVIPAEEKPIEIQWVKPEPKVDLKARKKRIYKRQRKMKQKMNSGNAK, from the exons ATGGCGGTGGCCAAGAGGAAACGGCGTGGAGGCCCGGCGTTTCAGGCGAAAAagctaaaaagaaacgaaaaagaTGCTAAGGCGCCTGCTAAGCCGAGCGACGTAGCAGAGGAGGCGGCGGAGGAAGAGAGAGACCGTATCCCAGGCCCGGTTTGCAAG ggcaAGTGGAAAAATAAGGAACGGATTCTCATCTTTTCTTCTAGAGGAATAAATTTCAGAACAAGACATTTAATGCAAGACTTGAGAATGTTGATGCCTCATTCTAAAGCAG atacTAAAATGGATCGTAAAGATAAGTTGTTTGTGATTAACGAg GTTTGTGAAATGAAAAACTGCAATAAATGTATCTATTTTGAAGCTAAGAAAAAACAAGATCTCTATATGTG gcTTTCAAATTCACCTCATGGACCATCTGCTAAATTCCTTGTTCAAAATA TTCATACCCTAGCTGAGCTAAAGATGACTGGAAACTGTTTGAAAGGTTCTCGGCCCCTCTTGTCTTTTGATCCT GCTTTTGATGAATTACCACATTTTGCTTTGTTAAAAGAACTCTTAATTCAG ATCTTTAGTACACCACGGTATCATCCCAAAAGTCAACCATTTGTGGACCATGTGTTTACGTTCACTATTTTGGATAATAGGATATGGTTTCGGAACTTTCAG ATCATAGAAGAAGATGCTGCTCTTGTAGAAATAGGACCCCGTTTTGTCTTAAATCTCATAAAGATTTTCCAGGGAAGTTTTGGAGGACCAACTTTGTATGAAAATCCTCACTACCAGTCACCAAACATG caTCGGCGTGTCATAAGATCCATCACAGCTGCAAAATACAGAGAGAAACAGCAAGTGAAAGACGTGCAGAAGCTGAGAAAGAAAGAACCAAAGACTATTCTTCCCCATGATCCCACTGCAGATGTTTTTGTTATACCAGCTGAGGAAAAGCCGATAGAAATACAGTGGGTAAAACCAGAGCCAAAAGTCGAtttgaaagcaagaaagaaaaggatttataaaaggcaaaggaaaatgaaacagaagatgaacagtgggaatgcaaaatga